The following are encoded together in the Myxococcales bacterium genome:
- the dctP gene encoding TRAP transporter substrate-binding protein DctP has translation MSNLMPLSRDVRAVRSRGAQRVFAAAAVAALLLASAAPSRAEDSHKLRVATLAPKNSAWGKVFKVWQKALSQKSGGKLDLEVFYNASQGNEDTMVSKMKTGSLDGAALTSVGMSRITKDVLVLQLPGVVDSWALLDKVRADLAPDLEKRFEKAGYQVVGWGDLGLARQWTRGFTLKRPSDLKGRHPLVWRNEPIGPAIYTSISGVVPTPLSPPEVLPALRSGKIDALSAPALAAEALQWTPLLDHVSSRASVCAVGGTVFRKKALDDLPKDLQVIFWALQKRAAEVNKDRVRKLDAAAYTRISKKMTVVDLSPEDREEWRKLIVPAVKQLSKGTFSSELVERVLKLTGKG, from the coding sequence ATGTCCAATCTCATGCCACTATCGCGCGACGTACGCGCTGTCCGTTCTCGCGGAGCACAGCGGGTCTTTGCGGCCGCGGCCGTTGCAGCTCTCTTGCTAGCGTCCGCCGCGCCGAGCCGAGCCGAAGACAGCCACAAACTCCGCGTCGCCACCTTGGCCCCGAAGAACTCGGCCTGGGGCAAGGTGTTCAAGGTCTGGCAGAAGGCGCTCTCCCAGAAGAGCGGCGGCAAGCTCGATCTCGAAGTCTTCTACAACGCCTCACAAGGCAACGAAGACACGATGGTCTCCAAGATGAAGACCGGCTCGCTCGATGGCGCGGCGCTCACCTCCGTTGGCATGAGCCGGATCACGAAGGACGTGCTCGTGCTGCAGCTGCCTGGGGTCGTCGACTCCTGGGCACTGCTCGACAAGGTGCGCGCCGATCTGGCGCCGGATCTCGAGAAGCGCTTCGAGAAGGCCGGATATCAGGTCGTTGGCTGGGGCGATCTCGGATTGGCGCGCCAGTGGACCCGCGGCTTCACGCTCAAGCGGCCGAGTGACCTCAAGGGTAGGCATCCGCTGGTCTGGCGCAACGAGCCCATCGGGCCTGCCATCTACACCTCGATCAGCGGTGTCGTCCCCACGCCGCTCTCACCCCCGGAGGTTCTGCCCGCGCTCAGGTCAGGCAAGATCGACGCACTCAGCGCGCCCGCACTGGCCGCCGAGGCACTGCAGTGGACACCCCTCCTGGATCACGTCTCGTCGAGGGCCAGCGTGTGTGCAGTCGGTGGCACCGTGTTTCGCAAGAAGGCGCTCGACGATCTTCCCAAGGACCTGCAGGTGATCTTCTGGGCTCTGCAGAAACGCGCGGCGGAGGTGAACAAAGACCGCGTGCGAAAGCTCGACGCCGCGGCTTACACACGGATCTCCAAGAAGATGACCGTGGTGGACCTGTCCCCGGAGGACCGTGAAGAGTGGCGCAAGCTCATCGTGCCTGCGGTGAAACAGCTCTCCAAGGGCACGTTTTCGAGTGAGCTCGTGGAACGTGTGCTGAAGCTCACCGGCAAAGGCTGA